One window of the Runella slithyformis DSM 19594 genome contains the following:
- the nagA gene encoding N-acetylglucosamine-6-phosphate deacetylase: MRALTHCTIYTGEEVLTNHAVLIENDIIIDVVLQEDVPADVPTTDLQGHDLIPGLVDLQLYGGKTGFFVRDLSEESLNDIVETHRSDGTVALVPTLYSTSHERILKAIEVTKAYIAAGNTGVLGLHIEGPFINFTKRGAHSATAVRVPTKAEIAEIIAHSEGLLTVMTIAPEIWPEELLHLLQESDIILSLGHTNATYRQSGEYFTGGIQLATHLYNAMRPFESREPGVVTAIWDTPTVNASIIVDGYHCDFATVRIAKQLMRERLFLISDATLAKIEPMRFEFEDFTANYDGHRLLNDEGKLAGSAITLLDAVRNCIHHVGIPKDEAFRMASLYPAQHLGVGDRLGRIKAGYSSVLVVLDEEQRVVGIIGEEQ; encoded by the coding sequence ATGCGCGCACTTACCCACTGCACCATTTATACCGGCGAAGAGGTTTTAACCAATCATGCCGTTTTGATTGAAAATGACATCATTATCGACGTAGTCCTTCAGGAGGATGTTCCCGCGGATGTACCCACCACTGATCTACAGGGACATGACCTGATCCCCGGATTGGTCGACCTGCAATTGTACGGCGGTAAGACGGGCTTTTTTGTCCGTGATCTGTCGGAAGAGTCACTGAATGATATCGTTGAAACACACCGCAGCGACGGAACCGTTGCGCTGGTGCCCACGCTGTATTCGACCTCACACGAGCGGATCCTGAAAGCCATCGAAGTCACAAAGGCGTACATTGCGGCGGGCAATACGGGCGTTTTGGGCCTGCACATTGAAGGGCCGTTCATTAATTTCACCAAACGCGGAGCCCACAGTGCCACGGCCGTACGCGTACCGACCAAAGCCGAGATTGCCGAGATCATTGCGCACAGCGAAGGGCTGTTGACCGTCATGACGATTGCGCCCGAAATTTGGCCTGAAGAACTGCTGCACCTGTTGCAGGAAAGTGACATTATCCTGTCGTTGGGCCATACCAACGCCACGTACCGGCAATCCGGGGAATATTTTACCGGCGGTATTCAATTGGCCACGCACCTCTACAACGCCATGCGTCCGTTTGAAAGCCGTGAACCGGGCGTGGTGACGGCCATTTGGGATACGCCTACGGTCAATGCAAGCATCATTGTGGACGGCTACCATTGTGATTTTGCCACGGTGCGCATTGCCAAGCAACTCATGCGTGAGCGTCTGTTTCTGATTTCGGATGCGACCCTGGCTAAAATTGAGCCCATGCGTTTTGAGTTTGAAGATTTTACGGCCAACTACGACGGCCACCGCCTGCTCAACGATGAAGGCAAACTCGCCGGATCGGCCATCACGCTCCTCGACGCTGTGCGTAACTGCATTCACCACGTGGGCATCCCTAAAGACGAAGCCTTTCGTATGGCTTCGCTGTATCCCGCTCAGCATCTTGGGGTAGGAGATCGATTGGGCCGAATCAAAGCGGGGTATTCGTCTGTGTTAGTGGTGTTGGATGAGGAGCAGCGAGTGGTGGGAATTATTGGGGAAGAACAATAA
- a CDS encoding DUF5990 family protein gives MKETAKSLTLHLILEKPPIGVDYGVQQGSGTGYVCVQKQRSQGEDLTFMVSLTLKSLPGELPVFTGPFAQGPPKERFVYLNIGKSAGQWDSAWSRRLKIPLRGITPEMIHWVLTDEQAVLEISVPGTAKDGSPACASVKGGEGWKVVPVGKE, from the coding sequence ATGAAAGAAACAGCTAAGTCTCTCACCCTTCATCTTATTCTGGAAAAACCGCCGATCGGCGTAGACTATGGTGTTCAACAGGGAAGCGGGACGGGTTATGTGTGTGTACAAAAACAACGTTCGCAGGGAGAAGACCTGACGTTTATGGTTTCATTGACTTTGAAATCGTTGCCCGGCGAGCTTCCCGTTTTTACCGGACCCTTCGCGCAGGGGCCGCCGAAAGAGCGTTTTGTGTATCTCAACATCGGCAAGTCTGCCGGGCAATGGGATTCCGCCTGGAGCCGTCGGCTGAAGATACCTTTGAGAGGCATCACGCCCGAAATGATTCACTGGGTACTGACGGACGAACAGGCAGTGTTGGAAATCAGCGTGCCCGGTACCGCCAAAGACGGCTCTCCTGCCTGTGCGAGTGTGAAAGGGGGCGAAGGCTGGAAGGTCGTTCCTGTTGGCAAAGAGTAA
- a CDS encoding aldo/keto reductase, whose protein sequence is MIPLITLNNGITMPQLGLGIYDPQPDQDIKQAVLWAFELGYRLVDTAAAYKNEREVGQAMRASGLSREEIFVTTKVQNGDQGFEPTLRAFEESLRQLNTDYVDLYLIHWPVKEHRLATWKALEKIYAEGKARAIGVSNYYIPHFEELWPEAEIIPAVNQFELSPYCYLPEQLAYCRQRGIQVEGYAPLVRGLKANDPRLVQLAEKYGKSTFQVLIRWSLQQSAITIPKSVSKSRLAANIDVFDFTLSTEDMAEMNTWHDNTRVADDPTEY, encoded by the coding sequence ATGATTCCGCTTATTACGCTTAATAATGGCATTACCATGCCGCAACTTGGACTGGGTATCTACGACCCGCAACCCGACCAAGACATCAAACAGGCGGTATTGTGGGCGTTTGAATTAGGGTATCGGCTTGTAGATACGGCAGCGGCATATAAAAATGAGCGTGAAGTGGGGCAGGCCATGCGCGCGAGCGGACTGTCGAGAGAAGAGATTTTTGTTACGACCAAAGTGCAAAACGGCGATCAGGGGTTTGAGCCTACCCTGCGGGCTTTTGAAGAAAGTCTTCGTCAATTGAACACCGACTATGTAGATCTGTATCTGATTCACTGGCCTGTGAAAGAGCATCGCCTTGCAACGTGGAAAGCCTTGGAGAAAATCTACGCAGAGGGCAAAGCACGCGCCATCGGAGTTTCCAATTACTACATTCCTCATTTTGAGGAATTATGGCCGGAGGCGGAAATCATTCCTGCCGTGAATCAGTTTGAATTGAGTCCGTATTGCTATTTGCCCGAGCAACTGGCCTATTGCCGTCAGCGGGGCATTCAGGTGGAAGGCTATGCCCCTTTGGTGCGCGGCCTGAAAGCCAACGATCCGAGATTGGTTCAACTCGCCGAAAAATACGGTAAAAGCACCTTTCAGGTATTGATCCGGTGGTCATTGCAGCAGAGTGCCATTACTATTCCTAAATCTGTGTCCAAGAGCCGTTTGGCGGCCAATATTGATGTATTTGACTTTACACTTTCGACCGAAGACATGGCCGAGATGAATACCTGGCACGATAATACCCGCGTAGCCGATGACCCGACGGAATATTGA
- a CDS encoding Kelch repeat-containing protein, which translates to MKRKLTSVAVVISSLFAGITHAQTSTAWETVQSATSCTARHENAFTKVGNKLYLIGGRGTRPVDEYDPETNTWKQLAAPPVEMNHFQAIEYKNEAYVMGAFMGPYPHEKPIPSVYIFNPAKNEWRVGPSIPADRLRGAAGSVVYKNKLYLVCGIQDGHYDGHVGWLDEYDPKTNTWRKLPDAPHVRDHVSVAVIDDKLYIAGGRRSTARINQVLNLTEAAVDVFDFKTNTWTTLPESLNLPTLRAGNTTVPFGYKLLIMGGESPAQVEAHAEVEAFDTKQMKWEKLPNLNKGRHGTGATVYKKKVYVAAGSGNRGGGPELTTMEVFK; encoded by the coding sequence ATGAAAAGAAAACTCACCTCCGTGGCTGTGGTCATCAGCAGCCTGTTTGCCGGCATCACCCACGCTCAAACATCTACGGCTTGGGAAACCGTACAGTCTGCTACAAGCTGCACGGCCCGGCATGAAAATGCCTTTACCAAAGTGGGAAATAAGCTCTACCTGATCGGCGGTCGAGGTACGCGCCCCGTGGATGAATACGATCCCGAAACCAATACGTGGAAGCAATTGGCCGCACCACCTGTGGAAATGAACCACTTTCAGGCCATCGAATATAAGAATGAAGCCTACGTCATGGGCGCTTTCATGGGGCCGTATCCGCACGAAAAACCCATTCCGAGTGTCTATATTTTCAATCCTGCCAAAAACGAATGGCGTGTAGGACCGTCCATTCCCGCCGACCGTTTGCGCGGTGCCGCCGGCTCAGTGGTGTACAAAAATAAACTCTATCTCGTGTGCGGAATTCAGGACGGGCATTACGACGGACACGTCGGTTGGCTGGATGAATACGACCCCAAGACCAATACCTGGCGGAAATTACCCGACGCCCCGCACGTGCGTGACCACGTATCGGTGGCCGTTATTGACGATAAACTGTACATTGCCGGCGGTCGCCGTTCCACGGCACGTATTAATCAGGTACTCAACCTCACCGAAGCTGCCGTGGATGTGTTTGATTTTAAAACAAACACTTGGACCACCTTACCCGAAAGCCTGAATTTGCCCACGCTGCGCGCCGGAAATACCACCGTTCCGTTTGGCTATAAATTGCTCATTATGGGGGGGGAAAGCCCCGCACAGGTAGAAGCCCACGCCGAGGTGGAAGCCTTTGATACCAAACAAATGAAGTGGGAAAAACTGCCCAATCTCAACAAAGGTCGTCACGGGACGGGGGCTACGGTCTATAAAAAGAAAGTATACGTAGCAGCGGGCTCTGGCAATCGCGGCGGCGGCCCCGAACTGACAACGATGGAAGTGTTTAAATAA
- a CDS encoding SRPBCC family protein, protein MATKTIHLEHAFAGDFILVYESIADFRKFGELHPYMVEVRQLSETIRNGIEYRVKEELLLLGFLKIHPQYNAEVIEITKNKHIQYVSNVKGGMVLVIDFTFFYDENRREVRVSEHITITGNRLLIAYFATVLQKAHVQLFDKLATRLTIPTS, encoded by the coding sequence ATGGCTACAAAAACAATACACTTAGAGCATGCGTTTGCCGGTGATTTTATCTTGGTATACGAATCGATCGCGGATTTTAGAAAATTCGGAGAGTTGCATCCGTACATGGTCGAAGTCAGGCAATTATCAGAAACGATACGTAACGGCATAGAATACCGCGTAAAAGAAGAACTGCTGCTGCTTGGTTTTCTGAAAATACATCCCCAATACAACGCCGAAGTGATTGAAATAACCAAAAACAAGCATATTCAGTACGTTAGCAACGTCAAAGGCGGAATGGTATTAGTGATCGACTTTACCTTTTTCTATGATGAAAACCGACGGGAAGTTCGTGTTTCTGAACATATCACGATTACCGGCAATCGGTTGTTAATTGCTTATTTCGCTACCGTTTTACAAAAGGCGCACGTTCAACTGTTTGATAAGCTTGCCACTCGACTTACTATTCCCACTTCATAA
- a CDS encoding DegT/DnrJ/EryC1/StrS family aminotransferase has translation MNKIWLSSPHLSGHEQKYVQEAFAANWIAPLGPNVDGFEQDLCRYTGTAHAAALSSGTAALHLALVMLGVGQNDVVLCQSFTFAASANPIVYQGAVPVFVDSEPETWNIGPNALETAIKAEKAKGKKVKAVIAVHLYGMPAKMHEIQELCRLHDIPLIEDAAEALGASYHGQKMGSFGLLNVLSFNGNKIITTSGGGALLSDNEAFIQKARFLATQARDNAPHYQHSEIGYNYRLSNICAGIGRGQMEVIDERVAQRRANFAFYSRELAASEGIRFQPEAEGSYSNRWLSCFIIDPLQTGGVTRENIRLALAAENIEARPLWKPMHLQPVFAGAPYYGGKVAEKLFQDGLCLPSGSNLTEEDLGRVVTCIKKGLQA, from the coding sequence ATGAATAAAATTTGGCTTTCCTCTCCGCATCTGAGCGGACACGAACAAAAATACGTACAGGAGGCTTTTGCGGCCAACTGGATCGCCCCGCTTGGTCCCAATGTTGACGGTTTTGAACAGGACCTTTGCCGATACACCGGCACTGCACATGCCGCCGCCCTTTCTTCCGGTACGGCAGCGCTGCATCTGGCATTGGTTATGCTTGGGGTCGGGCAGAATGACGTCGTTCTGTGTCAGTCGTTTACCTTTGCCGCTTCCGCCAACCCCATTGTCTATCAGGGCGCGGTGCCCGTTTTTGTAGATTCGGAACCTGAAACATGGAACATTGGTCCGAATGCCTTGGAAACGGCCATTAAAGCCGAAAAAGCGAAAGGGAAAAAAGTCAAAGCGGTCATTGCAGTGCATTTATACGGAATGCCGGCGAAAATGCACGAAATTCAGGAGCTCTGTCGCCTGCACGATATCCCACTCATTGAAGATGCCGCCGAGGCACTGGGGGCTTCATACCACGGCCAAAAAATGGGGAGTTTTGGATTGTTGAATGTGCTTTCCTTCAACGGCAATAAGATCATCACGACCTCCGGCGGCGGAGCGCTGCTTTCCGACAATGAAGCCTTTATTCAAAAAGCCCGTTTTCTGGCTACGCAAGCCCGCGACAATGCGCCCCATTATCAGCATTCCGAGATCGGCTACAACTACCGTCTGAGTAATATCTGCGCGGGCATCGGACGCGGGCAAATGGAAGTCATTGATGAGCGCGTGGCTCAACGCCGCGCTAACTTTGCGTTTTATAGCCGTGAATTGGCCGCCAGTGAAGGCATCCGTTTTCAGCCCGAAGCCGAGGGCAGTTATTCGAATCGTTGGCTGAGCTGTTTTATCATTGATCCTCTCCAAACAGGAGGGGTCACACGGGAAAATATACGATTGGCATTGGCTGCCGAAAACATTGAGGCGAGACCACTTTGGAAGCCGATGCACCTACAGCCGGTCTTTGCCGGGGCACCCTATTACGGAGGCAAGGTCGCTGAAAAACTTTTTCAGGACGGACTGTGTCTGCCTTCAGGTTCCAATCTGACCGAGGAAGACTTGGGCAGGGTGGTGACCTGTATCAAAAAGGGTTTACAAGCCTAA
- a CDS encoding Nif3-like dinuclear metal center hexameric protein produces the protein MKEGELAVKKVTVDTLKSGKPDQPVTGIVTTMFPTIPVIEEAVKRNSNFIIAHEPTFYNHLDNPEWVPDNAVVKQKQQLPEKHKIAVWRFHDYCHSLSPDAISYGVAKKLNWLPYFKTGQNILTLPTQSLRQLVQHLKSSLGIEVAETEKPEVLIVGEVSEWETAEYIRDARAFGSNMALIVLGHAQSEEPGMEWFVDWLQPKLPNLKVTHIPSGNPFVWL, from the coding sequence TTGAAAGAGGGTGAATTGGCCGTCAAAAAAGTAACGGTCGATACCCTCAAATCCGGCAAGCCGGACCAACCCGTGACGGGCATTGTAACGACGATGTTTCCCACGATTCCGGTGATCGAAGAAGCCGTAAAACGCAACTCCAATTTCATCATAGCCCACGAACCGACTTTTTATAACCATCTTGATAATCCGGAATGGGTCCCCGACAATGCCGTGGTGAAGCAAAAGCAGCAGTTGCCGGAAAAGCACAAAATAGCGGTTTGGCGGTTTCATGACTATTGCCATTCCCTGTCGCCTGATGCCATCAGCTACGGGGTAGCAAAGAAACTGAATTGGCTGCCTTATTTCAAAACGGGACAAAACATACTGACCCTGCCGACGCAGTCGTTACGACAGCTGGTTCAACACCTCAAATCATCGTTGGGCATTGAAGTGGCCGAAACCGAAAAGCCCGAAGTGCTCATTGTGGGCGAAGTGTCGGAATGGGAAACGGCCGAATACATCCGCGACGCCCGTGCGTTCGGCTCAAACATGGCTTTGATCGTACTGGGCCACGCTCAAAGTGAAGAACCCGGCATGGAGTGGTTTGTGGATTGGCTTCAACCCAAGCTCCCGAACCTGAAAGTGACCCACATTCCTTCCGGAAACCCGTTTGTCTGGCTCTAA
- a CDS encoding serine hydrolase → MKKSIVFLCLLAFSFVTNAQVITSPEIDALVEKTLKTFDVPGMAVAVVKDGRVIHAKGYGVRSLNTKEKVNENTLFGIASNSKAFTAAALGMLMDEKKLTWDTKVNDIIPEFKMYNPYVTEEFTVRDLLTHRSGLGLGAGDLMFWPDQNNFTKKDIIYNLRFLKPVSGFRTKYDYDNLLYIVAGEVVTRVSGMPWEEFIETRILKPLEMNQTAASFKRLKDKSNVIDPHAPVEGTVKVIRRDWSEVANAAGGIYSNVTDMSKWIIMQMDNGQYGDGKQLFSSRVHEEMWTPQTVIPVRGTNSYNTHYSSYGLGWFLSDVKGYKQATHTGGLAGIVTQVTLLPELKLGIIVFTNQQSGAAFTAVTNTIKDSYLGIKGIDRVKENHDRVLANEAEAKKITSEIWAAIETQQKNNASKTDPNLFVGTYRDPWFGEVVISLKNGKLWFDSKRSFQLTGELLPYKGNTLIVKWTERSMDADAYVMFELDNEGKASGFKMKAISPLTDFSFDFHDLDFKVK, encoded by the coding sequence ATGAAAAAATCAATTGTATTTCTGTGCCTGCTGGCCTTTTCCTTTGTAACCAATGCCCAGGTCATTACTTCCCCCGAAATTGATGCCTTGGTCGAAAAGACCCTGAAAACCTTTGACGTGCCGGGTATGGCGGTGGCGGTGGTCAAAGACGGCAGAGTGATTCATGCCAAAGGCTACGGTGTGCGCTCGCTGAACACCAAAGAAAAAGTAAATGAAAACACCCTGTTCGGTATCGCATCCAACAGCAAGGCCTTTACGGCAGCGGCGCTCGGAATGCTGATGGATGAAAAAAAACTGACGTGGGATACCAAAGTCAACGACATCATTCCCGAGTTTAAAATGTATAATCCGTACGTTACGGAAGAGTTTACGGTTCGCGATTTGCTTACGCACCGCAGTGGCCTGGGCCTCGGGGCCGGCGATCTGATGTTTTGGCCCGACCAAAATAACTTTACGAAGAAAGACATTATTTATAACCTGCGCTTTCTCAAACCCGTCTCGGGTTTTCGGACCAAGTACGATTACGACAACCTGCTCTACATCGTGGCTGGTGAGGTCGTGACGCGCGTATCGGGCATGCCGTGGGAAGAATTTATCGAAACCCGTATCCTCAAGCCCTTGGAGATGAACCAAACGGCCGCTTCGTTCAAGCGCCTGAAAGATAAATCGAACGTGATCGACCCGCACGCGCCCGTGGAAGGAACCGTGAAAGTTATTCGTCGGGACTGGAGCGAAGTGGCCAACGCGGCCGGCGGAATCTACAGCAACGTAACCGACATGAGTAAATGGATCATCATGCAAATGGATAACGGTCAATACGGCGACGGCAAACAGCTGTTCAGCAGCAGAGTACACGAGGAAATGTGGACACCGCAAACCGTTATCCCCGTCAGAGGCACCAACTCCTACAATACGCACTACTCAAGTTATGGCTTGGGCTGGTTTTTGAGCGACGTCAAAGGCTACAAACAGGCCACTCACACGGGCGGTTTGGCGGGTATTGTGACGCAGGTGACGCTGCTGCCCGAACTGAAATTGGGCATCATTGTCTTTACCAACCAACAATCCGGCGCGGCCTTTACGGCCGTGACCAATACCATCAAAGACAGCTATCTGGGCATCAAAGGCATTGACCGCGTAAAAGAAAACCACGATAGAGTGCTGGCCAATGAAGCCGAAGCCAAGAAAATAACGAGCGAGATCTGGGCAGCCATCGAAACGCAGCAAAAAAATAATGCGTCCAAAACCGATCCCAATCTCTTTGTCGGAACGTACCGGGACCCGTGGTTTGGGGAGGTGGTCATCTCTCTGAAAAACGGGAAGTTATGGTTTGATTCGAAGCGATCTTTCCAACTGACCGGTGAGTTGCTGCCCTACAAAGGCAATACGCTCATTGTAAAATGGACCGAGCGCAGCATGGATGCCGACGCCTACGTCATGTTTGAGCTGGACAATGAAGGCAAAGCCTCCGGCTTTAAAATGAAGGCCATTTCGCCCCTGACCGATTTCAGTTTCGACTTCCACGATCTGGATTTTAAAGTAAAATGA
- a CDS encoding M48 family metalloprotease, whose product MKTPLRFHWIFLFIGTIFLPSCSRNPVTGKREIILMSTDQEIALGQQSHPSIVASMGLYEDKKLQSFITEKGMAMAKISHRPDLPYQFNIIDSPVVNAFAVPGGYVYFTRGIMAHFNNEAEFAGVLGHEIGHVTARHSARQQTSQILGTVGLIAGMAISPKFAQFGEQAMQGLQMLMLSYSRAHESESDKIGVEYSSKVGYDAHQMANFFGTIKRISDNAGQSIPNIMSTHPDPGDRFNNVHAMAKDWQDKNAGNYAVNRDSYLQMINGIIYGEDPKQGFVENNVFYHPELRFQFPVPAEWQTQNSPAQVVLAPKDGKSGILFNVAESKTLDSAAQNVVKQYNFKVLESTKKTIHGNPAIVMISQQIQQQQQGQAQQPQTPANTVQVGTWLIQYNGLIYAIHGLSTADVFASLYPTFKNTAENFRSLSDPDKLNRKPERILVKSAPRNGTFKEIMNTLGMPDKRLEELGVVNSMKADTPIQKGMLLKVIGK is encoded by the coding sequence ATGAAAACACCCCTTCGATTTCATTGGATTTTTCTCTTTATCGGAACGATCTTTTTACCATCCTGCTCACGTAACCCTGTGACGGGAAAACGGGAGATTATTCTGATGTCTACCGATCAGGAAATTGCGCTGGGTCAGCAATCTCACCCTTCCATCGTTGCCTCTATGGGCTTGTATGAAGATAAAAAATTACAAAGTTTTATTACCGAAAAGGGCATGGCCATGGCCAAGATCTCGCACCGTCCCGATCTTCCGTATCAATTCAACATCATTGATTCTCCCGTGGTCAATGCGTTTGCGGTGCCGGGAGGCTACGTTTATTTTACCCGCGGCATCATGGCGCATTTCAACAACGAAGCTGAGTTTGCGGGGGTTTTGGGCCACGAGATCGGCCACGTAACGGCACGGCACTCGGCACGGCAGCAAACCAGTCAAATTTTGGGCACCGTGGGCTTGATTGCCGGCATGGCCATTTCGCCTAAGTTTGCTCAATTCGGCGAGCAGGCCATGCAGGGCCTGCAAATGCTGATGCTCAGCTACAGCCGCGCGCACGAATCGGAATCTGATAAGATCGGAGTGGAATATTCAAGCAAAGTAGGTTACGATGCCCACCAAATGGCCAACTTCTTCGGCACCATCAAGCGTATTTCCGACAACGCAGGCCAATCTATTCCCAACATCATGTCGACCCACCCCGATCCGGGCGACCGATTCAATAATGTTCACGCCATGGCCAAAGATTGGCAGGATAAAAATGCGGGCAACTACGCCGTAAATCGCGACAGCTATTTACAAATGATCAACGGCATTATCTATGGAGAAGACCCCAAACAGGGATTTGTGGAAAACAACGTTTTTTATCACCCCGAGTTGCGTTTTCAGTTTCCCGTTCCCGCCGAGTGGCAAACCCAAAACTCACCTGCTCAGGTCGTATTGGCCCCGAAGGATGGAAAATCAGGCATTCTGTTTAACGTGGCCGAAAGTAAAACCCTGGATTCGGCGGCCCAAAATGTGGTAAAACAGTACAATTTTAAAGTACTTGAATCGACCAAAAAGACCATCCACGGCAACCCGGCCATCGTGATGATATCGCAGCAAATCCAACAACAGCAGCAGGGACAGGCCCAACAACCTCAAACCCCTGCCAATACGGTGCAGGTAGGCACGTGGCTTATCCAGTACAACGGATTGATCTATGCCATCCATGGCTTATCCACCGCTGACGTTTTTGCGTCGCTGTATCCCACGTTTAAAAATACGGCCGAAAATTTTCGCTCGCTGAGCGATCCGGATAAACTGAACCGCAAGCCGGAACGCATACTTGTGAAGAGCGCCCCGCGCAATGGTACATTTAAAGAAATCATGAACACATTGGGAATGCCTGATAAACGTTTGGAAGAACTCGGCGTAGTCAACAGCATGAAAGCCGACACCCCGATCCAGAAGGGAATGTTGTTGAAAGTAATTGGAAAATAA
- a CDS encoding VOC family protein — translation MKSTFKNVWPYQKDPLNLSVAKIEGAIPFYETVMGFQVVSRSEAPVKSAVLERDGIQIGLAENGGDPTQDGCFFEVDNADNAFAELRANGLAQEEPNFTFQSYGPTYKVFFVVAPDGLCYCLGERQ, via the coding sequence ATGAAATCAACTTTCAAAAACGTTTGGCCTTACCAAAAAGACCCGCTCAACCTGTCCGTGGCCAAAATAGAGGGCGCGATTCCTTTTTATGAAACCGTCATGGGCTTTCAAGTGGTATCGCGCAGTGAGGCTCCCGTAAAGTCGGCCGTACTTGAACGCGACGGTATTCAAATAGGTTTGGCCGAAAACGGCGGCGACCCGACCCAAGACGGTTGCTTTTTTGAGGTAGACAATGCCGACAATGCCTTTGCCGAACTGAGAGCCAACGGACTTGCGCAGGAAGAACCCAACTTCACTTTTCAAAGTTACGGACCTACATACAAAGTGTTCTTCGTGGTTGCTCCCGATGGTCTTTGTTATTGCCTGGGCGAGCGCCAATGA
- a CDS encoding FG-GAP repeat domain-containing protein, which produces MIHPYARRCFLLFGLMGMLFLLTTAFTPKKSTDVNPAPTQNALIDSVAVGKQLAQKYCQTCHLFPEPSLADQKTWRTSLLPNMGLRLGLKDAGKNPYAELAAEDERILRKLNVYPETALLSREEWSYIVRYYEKEAPAEPLPQKAHAPISEQLPQFKALGITLSETPVPQTTLLKYNKNTSQLYVGDGRNEVYVVDSAFQLTSLWSVDSPPVDVDFPKNAKPRLLTVGSFKPSDQPRGRLITLDTATTPTTIFIDSLPRPVQFTVADLNQDGKEDVLFCGFGHNAGKLFWYDGFVPTNEHVLKALPGARKVEIRDFNNDKKPDIMVLMAQAWEGVSIFYNQGNGNFREKTVLQFPPAYGVSYIESADFNNDGFPDILLTNGDNWDYSAVPKNYHGIRIYLNDGKDNFREAWFFPLHGTSKALARDFDNDGDLDIAAISFYTDLERPQQGFVYLSNKGKLNFEAFSTPEAAAGKWLTMEAADFDKDGDIDLVLGSYFHNVGELSKLIFKGILSFPQLLVLTNQQK; this is translated from the coding sequence ATGATACACCCCTACGCTCGTCGATGCTTTCTGCTTTTTGGCCTGATGGGTATGCTGTTTCTGCTGACGACGGCTTTTACACCCAAAAAATCAACGGACGTCAATCCTGCGCCTACTCAAAATGCTCTCATAGACTCCGTCGCCGTTGGGAAGCAACTCGCGCAGAAATACTGTCAAACCTGCCACCTCTTTCCCGAACCTTCCTTAGCCGATCAAAAAACCTGGCGTACAAGCCTGCTCCCCAACATGGGCCTGCGCCTAGGCCTGAAAGACGCGGGCAAAAACCCCTACGCGGAATTGGCAGCAGAAGATGAACGGATTTTACGTAAATTGAACGTCTATCCCGAAACGGCCCTGCTCTCCCGGGAAGAATGGTCATACATAGTCCGTTACTACGAAAAAGAGGCCCCTGCTGAGCCTTTACCACAGAAGGCCCACGCCCCTATTTCAGAACAATTACCTCAATTTAAGGCTCTTGGCATCACCCTAAGCGAAACACCCGTTCCGCAGACTACCTTATTAAAATACAACAAAAACACGTCGCAACTGTACGTTGGTGACGGCCGGAACGAAGTCTACGTGGTCGACAGCGCCTTTCAATTAACATCACTCTGGAGCGTAGACAGTCCGCCCGTCGATGTAGATTTTCCCAAAAATGCGAAGCCTCGTCTCCTGACCGTAGGTTCCTTTAAGCCTTCCGACCAACCCCGTGGACGGCTCATTACCCTCGATACTGCCACCACACCCACCACGATTTTTATTGACTCCCTGCCGCGCCCCGTCCAGTTTACGGTTGCCGACCTCAATCAGGATGGCAAAGAAGATGTCCTTTTTTGCGGATTTGGGCATAATGCCGGAAAGCTGTTTTGGTACGATGGCTTTGTGCCGACCAACGAGCACGTATTGAAAGCCCTGCCCGGTGCGCGAAAAGTGGAAATCAGAGATTTTAATAACGACAAAAAACCCGACATCATGGTCCTTATGGCGCAGGCATGGGAAGGAGTATCCATTTTCTATAATCAGGGCAACGGAAATTTTCGAGAGAAAACCGTGCTGCAATTCCCGCCCGCCTACGGAGTAAGTTATATTGAATCAGCGGACTTTAACAACGATGGTTTTCCGGATATACTGCTGACCAACGGCGACAATTGGGATTATTCGGCTGTTCCCAAAAATTACCACGGCATTCGTATTTACCTCAACGACGGCAAAGACAACTTCCGGGAAGCGTGGTTTTTTCCGCTGCACGGCACGAGTAAGGCCCTCGCCCGGGATTTTGACAACGACGGCGATTTGGACATTGCTGCCATTTCGTTCTATACCGATCTGGAGCGCCCGCAGCAGGGGTTTGTGTATTTATCCAACAAAGGCAAACTGAACTTTGAGGCTTTTTCCACCCCCGAAGCGGCCGCCGGCAAATGGCTGACCATGGAAGCCGCTGACTTTGATAAAGATGGCGATATTGACCTTGTACTGGGCTCCTATTTTCACAACGTAGGAGAACTGAGCAAATTGATCTTTAAGGGTATTCTCTCGTTTCCGCAATTACTGGTTTTGACCAATCAACAGAAATAG